A genome region from Sphingorhabdus sp. SMR4y includes the following:
- a CDS encoding hydroxymethylglutaryl-CoA lyase: MSKDNRKTISILEVGPRDGLQNESEIISTADKLGLITRMLDAGVKRMEVASFVHPGRVPQMADAEDVIAGLPDHDDISYIGLCLNKRGVLRGLATREGNKRGIDEAGCVVVASNTFGEKNQGQTIEQGIRENREMIRFAKAEGLKAQVTISAAFGCPFEGAVKPETVLRIAEEIAAEDPMEIALADTIGVGVPAQVTDLFGRLKELLPDHIKMRAHFHDTRNTGIANAWAAVEAGVETLDSSLGGLGGCPFAPNATGNIATEDLVNLLDRSGVGHDLDLRKAIATNQWFETVLGRPLPSLVARAES; the protein is encoded by the coding sequence ATGAGCAAGGACAATCGCAAGACGATTTCTATTCTTGAAGTCGGCCCGCGTGACGGGCTGCAGAACGAATCCGAAATCATTTCGACAGCGGACAAGCTGGGCCTGATAACACGCATGCTGGACGCTGGCGTCAAGCGCATGGAGGTGGCAAGCTTTGTCCATCCGGGCCGGGTACCGCAGATGGCCGATGCGGAAGACGTGATCGCCGGCCTGCCGGACCACGACGATATATCCTATATCGGATTATGCCTGAACAAGCGCGGCGTGCTGCGGGGCCTGGCGACGCGCGAAGGCAACAAGCGCGGGATTGACGAAGCCGGCTGCGTGGTCGTGGCGAGCAACACATTTGGCGAGAAGAATCAGGGCCAGACCATCGAGCAGGGAATCAGGGAGAATCGCGAGATGATCCGATTTGCCAAGGCCGAGGGACTGAAAGCGCAGGTCACTATCTCGGCTGCCTTCGGCTGTCCCTTCGAAGGCGCGGTAAAACCGGAGACGGTTCTGCGAATCGCCGAAGAAATCGCCGCCGAAGATCCGATGGAAATTGCGCTGGCCGATACGATCGGTGTCGGCGTGCCTGCGCAGGTCACCGATCTGTTCGGCCGGCTCAAGGAGCTGTTGCCCGACCATATTAAGATGCGGGCCCATTTCCACGACACGCGCAACACCGGCATCGCCAATGCGTGGGCCGCGGTAGAGGCCGGCGTAGAGACGCTCGATTCCAGCCTCGGCGGGCTAGGGGGCTGTCCGTTCGCGCCCAATGCCACCGGCAATATCGCGACCGAAGATCTGGTGAATCTGCTCGACCGCTCCGGCGTCGGCCACGATCTCGATCTGCGCAAGGCCATAGCCACAAATCAATGGTTTGAAACTGTTCTCGGCCGGCCGCTTCCGTCTCTGGTCGCGAGAGCCGAATCCTGA
- a CDS encoding CaiB/BaiF CoA transferase family protein: MTQGALTGLRLIEMGQLIAGPFCGQLMGDHGAEVIKIEPPKVGDAMRSWGQGIPLWFSVVGRNKKSITLNLREKEGQAIVKQLVEKSDFLLENFRAGTMEKWGLDYDTLSAINKGLIMIRVSGYGQTGPYSHRAGYGGIGEAMGGMRYIMGEPDRPPSRAGLSIGDSLAATYACLGGLMALEHRHKTGEGQVVDSAIYEAVLANMESTVAEYTVAGHIRERTGSILPKIAPSNVYPTSDGSILIGGNQDSVWKRMAAMMGRPELAEDPRYATHVARGENQTELDELIMDWTRTIKSKKLLEMCEEHGVPAGNVYRAPEMLEDPHFQAREALVEMDHPQHEHFVMQNVAPKLSKTPGHIDSVGPDLGAHNEAVYGELLGMDSATMNDLRERGII, from the coding sequence ATGACGCAAGGTGCTTTGACAGGATTACGGCTGATCGAAATGGGTCAGCTGATCGCGGGGCCGTTCTGTGGCCAGCTCATGGGCGACCATGGTGCAGAGGTTATCAAGATCGAGCCGCCGAAAGTGGGCGACGCGATGCGCAGCTGGGGGCAGGGCATTCCTCTCTGGTTCTCCGTTGTCGGCCGCAACAAAAAGTCGATCACGCTGAATTTGCGGGAAAAGGAAGGTCAGGCGATCGTCAAGCAGCTGGTCGAGAAATCCGACTTTCTGCTCGAGAATTTTCGCGCCGGCACCATGGAAAAATGGGGGCTGGATTACGACACATTAAGTGCCATCAACAAGGGTCTGATCATGATCCGCGTGTCGGGTTATGGCCAGACCGGACCCTATTCGCACCGCGCCGGCTATGGCGGCATAGGTGAGGCCATGGGCGGCATGCGCTACATCATGGGCGAGCCCGACCGGCCGCCCAGCCGCGCCGGACTGTCGATTGGCGATTCGCTCGCCGCGACCTACGCCTGTCTTGGCGGGTTGATGGCGCTGGAGCACAGGCACAAGACCGGCGAGGGGCAGGTCGTCGATTCGGCCATCTACGAAGCGGTGCTGGCAAACATGGAATCGACCGTCGCGGAATATACGGTAGCAGGCCATATTCGGGAACGAACCGGATCGATCCTGCCGAAAATCGCACCTTCCAATGTCTATCCGACCAGCGATGGCAGCATATTGATCGGCGGCAATCAGGACAGTGTCTGGAAGCGGATGGCCGCGATGATGGGCCGGCCGGAACTTGCCGAAGATCCGCGCTATGCAACCCATGTCGCGCGTGGCGAGAACCAGACCGAGCTGGACGAGCTGATCATGGATTGGACCAGGACAATCAAGAGCAAGAAACTGCTGGAAATGTGCGAGGAACATGGCGTTCCTGCCGGCAATGTCTATCGCGCCCCGGAGATGCTGGAGGACCCGCATTTCCAGGCACGCGAGGCTCTGGTCGAGATGGATCACCCGCAGCACGAACATTTTGTCATGCAGAATGTCGCGCCGAAACTGTCCAAGACCCCTGGCCATATCGATAGCGTCGGGCCAGATCTGGGTGCCCATAATGAAGCCGTCTATGGCGAGTTGCTGGGTATGGACAGCGCAACGATGAATGACTTGCGGGAGCGGGGTATTATCTGA
- a CDS encoding GntR family transcriptional regulator has protein sequence MSRASDRAYRKIRSFILSGEVQPGMQLTEERLAEISGVSRTPVRDAVQRLENEMLLVRSASKRLSVADWSDDEIDEMFTLRAMLESHAAERAAQRMDDESLARLRAINARLTEAVNRPEADIATFLQANRQFHDLILERAESPRLDRLLPALVEQPVVRHTANQYSQDDLIQSGTDHDELIAAFAAKDQKWARAVMTSHIRRAFHSFSSASSRTGES, from the coding sequence ATGAGCCGTGCTTCTGATCGCGCATATAGAAAGATACGCAGCTTCATCCTGTCGGGTGAGGTGCAGCCTGGTATGCAGTTGACCGAGGAACGACTCGCCGAAATTTCCGGGGTCTCGCGGACACCAGTGCGCGATGCGGTCCAGCGTCTGGAGAATGAGATGCTGCTGGTTCGCAGCGCCTCCAAGCGATTGTCGGTGGCGGACTGGTCGGATGATGAAATCGACGAGATGTTCACGCTACGGGCAATGCTCGAATCCCACGCCGCAGAACGGGCAGCACAACGCATGGATGACGAAAGCCTGGCCCGGCTGCGTGCCATCAACGCTCGCCTGACCGAAGCGGTTAACCGCCCGGAGGCCGATATTGCCACGTTCCTGCAGGCAAACCGGCAATTCCACGACTTGATTCTGGAACGCGCCGAATCACCGCGACTGGATCGGTTGCTCCCGGCATTGGTCGAACAGCCGGTGGTCCGCCACACTGCCAACCAATATTCCCAGGACGATCTGATCCAGTCGGGTACCGATCATGACGAACTGATCGCCGCCTTCGCAGCCAAGGATCAGAAATGGGCGCGCGCCGTCATGACCAGCCATATTCGCCGCGCATTCCACAGCTTCAGCAGCGCGTCATCGCGGACCGGGGAAAGCTGA